The Candidatus Palauibacter soopunensis DNA segment GTCATTGACGGGACGGGCAAGTTCATCACGCCCGGGATCGTCGACGCGCACTCGCACATCGCGGCCGACGCGATCAACGAGGGGGCGGTCTCCGTCTCCTCCATGGTTTCGATCCACGACGTCATCGACCCGACGGACATCGCGCTCTATCGCGAGGCGGCGGGCGGGACGACGACGTCGCACGTCATGCACGGGAGCGCGAACCCGATCGGCGGGAACAACGCCGTGATCAAGCACCGCTGGGGCGCGGACGCGCAGGGTCTCCTCTTCCAGGGCGCCCCGCCCACGATCAAGTTCGCGCTCGGCGAGAACCCGAAGCGGGCCGGGAGCCCCACGCTCCCCGGCCAGGAGGCGCGCTATCCCGCCTCCCGCATGGGGGTGATGGACGTGGTCCGGCAGGCCTTCATCGAGGCCACCGAGTACAAGGCCGAGTGGGACACGTACCGGGCGCGCGTGGCCGATGGCGACCGCGATGCGATCCCGCCGCGCCGCAACCTGACCATGGATCCGCTCGTCGAGGTGCTCGAAGGCACGCGCTATGTGCACGCCCACAGCTACCGGGCGGACGAGATCCTGCAGCTCATGCGGGTGGCCGAGGAGTTCGGCTTCCGCATCCATGTGTTCCAGCACGTCCTCGAAGGCTATCGCGTGGCAGACGAGATGGCGGAGCACGGGGCGCACGCCTCCACGTTCTCGGACTGGTGGGCCTACAAGATGGAGGCCTACGAGGCGATCCCGCACAACGCGGCGATCATGACGCAACGCGGCGTCAACGTCTCCATCAACTCCGACAGCGGAGAAGAGGGACGGCACCTCAATCAGGAAGCCGCCAAGACGATGAAGTGGGGCGGCATGAGCGAGGCCGAGGCCCTCGCCACCGTCACGATCAACCCGGCGATCCAGCTCATGATCGACGACCGCGTGGGCTCGCTGGAGGCGGGGAAGGATGCGGACATCGTCCTGTGGGAGAACTATCCGCTCTCCTCCTACGCCAAGGTCCGGACGACGTATATCGACGGCGACGTGGTGTTCGATATCGACGCGGACCTGGCGTTGCGCGCCGAGATCGAGGCCGAGAAGGCGGAGCTGAGGGAGATGCTCGGCGAGGCCGACGAGGACGACGACTCCGGCAACGAGCGCGAGCCGGGCCGGCGGCCCGGAGGTGGACGATGACGGACGGATACACGAACCCTACAGGTGACAGGATCGGCACCATGTTGAAGTCGATCGTGGGGACCGCGGCGGTCCTCGGCATCCTCGGACTCGGGGCGCCGAACGGGGCCGTCGCGCAGGAAGGCGGCACGTTCGCGGTACAAGGAGCCATGATTCACACGGTGGCCGATGGCGTGATCGAGGGCGGGACGATCGTGATCCGGGACGGGCGCATCATCGCGGTCGGAACGGACGTCGACATCCCGGCGGACGCCGAGATCATCGACGGGGAAGGGAAGCACGTCTTTCCCGGCATGATCGATTCGTTCAGCTCGCTCGGGCTCACGGAGATCGGGGCCGTCGCGGTGACGAACGACGCGGGCGAGCTGGGGCGCTGGAACCCGCATCTCAACGCGCACACGGCGATCCACCCCGCCAGCGAGCACATCCCGGTCGCGCGCGCGAACGGGATCACGCACTCGATGGTCGCGCCGGGCGGCGGCGGGCGCGGTTTTGGGGGCGGAGGCTCCGGCA contains these protein-coding regions:
- a CDS encoding amidohydrolase family protein, coding for MRHPMTRAAERVGAGCLALGLAVGVPGGAAAQEQPILITGATILTAAEAGRIEEGAILFENGRIVAVGPASEVEVPSDAMVIDGTGKFITPGIVDAHSHIAADAINEGAVSVSSMVSIHDVIDPTDIALYREAAGGTTTSHVMHGSANPIGGNNAVIKHRWGADAQGLLFQGAPPTIKFALGENPKRAGSPTLPGQEARYPASRMGVMDVVRQAFIEATEYKAEWDTYRARVADGDRDAIPPRRNLTMDPLVEVLEGTRYVHAHSYRADEILQLMRVAEEFGFRIHVFQHVLEGYRVADEMAEHGAHASTFSDWWAYKMEAYEAIPHNAAIMTQRGVNVSINSDSGEEGRHLNQEAAKTMKWGGMSEAEALATVTINPAIQLMIDDRVGSLEAGKDADIVLWENYPLSSYAKVRTTYIDGDVVFDIDADLALRAEIEAEKAELREMLGEADEDDDSGNEREPGRRPGGGR